In the Bombiscardovia apis genome, AGCGGCCACAATATTCTTAGCTACCCAACGGGCAGCATAAGCAGCAGAACGGTCGACCTTTGTGGGGTCTTTACCCGAGAAGGCACCGCCGCCATGATGGGCTGCACCGCCGTAAGTATCGACAATAATCTTGCGCCCAGTTAGGCCAGCATCTGCTGCAGGACCACCCAAAACGAATGAACCCGTGGGATTAACAAGTAGTCGATATTCGCTGTGTTCCACAGCTGAACCGCATACCTCGTCGAGAACCGGGTTAATCACTTCGCGGGCCAGCTGCTCTTCTAACCATTCACGGGTCACGTCTGGATCATGCTGGGTAGAAACAAGGACTGTGTCTACACGGCGAGGTTTATCGTTCTCGTCGTATTCAATAGTGACCTGAGTCTTGCCATCAGGACGCAGGTGAGGCACAATGCCCTCCTTGCGCACCTGAGCCAGACGATACGACAAGCGGTGTGCCAAATAAATAGGCAGAGGCATAAAGACATCAGTCTCGTCGCAGGCATAGCCAAACATAACGCCCTGGTCACCGGCTCCTTGAGCCTCATAGCGCTCTTCACGAGTGGCTGCACTCTCCTGTGCTCCCGAAAGTCTATCCACGCCTTGGTTAATCTCTGAAGACTGTTCACTTATGGCAACGGTGACGCCACAGGAGTCAGCATCCAAACCGATTTGCGAGCTGGTGTAGCCAATGCGCCTCAAGACTGAGCGCACCTGATGCTGGATGTCGGTATAACCCTGAGAACTCACCTCACCGAATACAAAGAAAATGCCAGTGGCAGCCGATGTTTCAACTGCTACGTGCGAGCGCGAATCTTGGGCAATTAAATCGTCCAAAATAGCGTCTGATATTTGATCGCAAACCTTGTCTGGATGGCCTTCGGTCACCGATTCAGCTGTAATTAACCGCCGTTCTGCCATATCTACCCCTACCGCTTCAAAGTGCGACCAGCTCGAGCTGGATTT is a window encoding:
- the metK gene encoding methionine adenosyltransferase, whose product is MAERRLITAESVTEGHPDKVCDQISDAILDDLIAQDSRSHVAVETSAATGIFFVFGEVSSQGYTDIQHQVRSVLRRIGYTSSQIGLDADSCGVTVAISEQSSEINQGVDRLSGAQESAATREERYEAQGAGDQGVMFGYACDETDVFMPLPIYLAHRLSYRLAQVRKEGIVPHLRPDGKTQVTIEYDENDKPRRVDTVLVSTQHDPDVTREWLEEQLAREVINPVLDEVCGSAVEHSEYRLLVNPTGSFVLGGPAADAGLTGRKIIVDTYGGAAHHGGGAFSGKDPTKVDRSAAYAARWVAKNIVAAGLAHKVEVQVAYAIGVAEPVSVNVETFGSEEGVTREQIQEAVRQVFDLRPAAIIDELDLLRPIYAKTAAYGHFGRKDPDFTWEQTNKLDELKAAISQA